Proteins found in one Campylobacter canadensis genomic segment:
- a CDS encoding ATP-binding cassette domain-containing protein, whose protein sequence is MSILKIKNLNFSYKNKQILNDINLNLEENEYLAIIGSSGIGKSTLLNQIMNNKEEISFYKENIKLAYMQQKDLLFAHKTVLENIALPLLIAKEDKKNAYKKAIFLLKEFKMLEYKDYYTYQLSGGQRQKIALIRAIIQQADLYLLDEPFSALDSINKIFLHRILKHYIKNAIFITHDINDALSLANRILILANVNNKTSIVKEIKVNKNSKKEEILSYLLKFQKDIL, encoded by the coding sequence ATGAGTATTTTAAAAATAAAAAATTTAAATTTTTCATATAAGAATAAGCAAATTTTAAACGATATCAATCTTAACCTAGAAGAAAACGAATACCTAGCAATAATAGGAAGCAGCGGTATAGGAAAAAGCACCTTGCTAAATCAAATAATGAATAATAAAGAAGAAATTAGCTTTTATAAAGAAAATATAAAATTAGCCTATATGCAGCAAAAAGATTTGTTATTTGCTCATAAAACTGTATTAGAAAATATTGCCTTACCACTTTTAATAGCTAAAGAAGATAAAAAAAATGCTTATAAAAAGGCTATTTTTTTATTAAAAGAATTTAAAATGCTTGAATACAAAGATTATTACACATATCAATTAAGCGGTGGTCAAAGACAAAAAATAGCATTAATAAGAGCAATAATACAACAAGCAGATCTTTATTTATTAGATGAACCTTTTAGTGCTTTAGATAGTATAAATAAAATATTTTTACATAGAATTTTAAAACATTATATTAAAAATGCAATTTTTATCACTCACGATATTAACGATGCTTTAAGTCTTGCAAATAGAATTTTAATCTTGGCAAATGTAAATAATAAAACTAGTATTGTAAAAGAAATTAAAGTAAATAAAAACAGTAAAAAAGAAGAAATATTAAGCTATTTGCTTAAATTTCAAAAGGATATTTTATAA